A genomic region of Scomber japonicus isolate fScoJap1 chromosome 5, fScoJap1.pri, whole genome shotgun sequence contains the following coding sequences:
- the LOC128359478 gene encoding fibroin heavy chain-like has product MRLLWISCLLIGSISCVPAGKKYGSGAADPGWRSVRYYSPVVSSYGAAYPASQPSGYDSGALGGGYGYGGYASSGSGSAGGASYGFVTSSDAGDETPEAVFSDVSDLEPVYAFSSRSRYQRGRAMYTKTRYTPGEPGLVVTEASNQNYPAKAPAKGGY; this is encoded by the exons ATGAG GCTGTTGTGGATTTCATGCCTGCTGATTGGAAGCATCTCTTGTGTTCCTGCAGGGAAAA AATATGGCTCAGGTGCTGCTGACCCAGGCTGGAGGTCTGTGCGCTATTACAGCCCTGTGGTCTCCTCATATGGGGCTGCTTATCCAGCTTCTCAGCCCAGTGGGTATGACAGTGGTGCTCTAGGTGGCGGCTATGGATATGGTGGCTATGCTAGCTCAGGTAGTGGTTCTGCAGGGGGCGCCTCTTACGGCTTTGTTACCAGCTCTGATGCTGGTGATGAAACCCCAGAGGCGGTCTTCAGTGACGTGTCTGATCTGGAGCCAGTCTACGCCTTCAGCTCTCGCTCAAGGTACCAGCGAGGAAGAGCAATGTATACTAAAACTCGCTACACCCCAGGAGAGCCTGGTCTTGTAGTCACTGAAGCCTCCAACCAGAACTATCCTGCTAAAGCACCAGCCAAAGGTGGCTACTGA